The window GGCGTAGTCTGCGGCTCCACCGCCAGTCTTGAATTTGCAGGCAGACATAAGTTTTCCGGTATTCTCGGATTTACATTCAGGGCAGGGAGGACATTCGTCACGGTCAAAAACCAGTTCTTCAAATTCCTTGCCACAGTCAATGCATTTATATTCAAAAATAGGCATTTATACTACTCCATGCTTTGATAAAAAACTTTTTGCGAGAAAATGCATAGCTCAAAATAGACGGTGG of the Maridesulfovibrio zosterae DSM 11974 genome contains:
- a CDS encoding FmdB family zinc ribbon protein, with the translated sequence MPIFEYKCIDCGKEFEELVFDRDECPPCPECKSENTGKLMSACKFKTGGGAADYAESSTASSAPASSGSSCAGCSGGNCSTCG